Below is a genomic region from Henckelia pumila isolate YLH828 chromosome 3, ASM3356847v2, whole genome shotgun sequence.
CTCTAAATCCTGATGGTTACTTCTGGCATTTGTAATATTATGTTGGATCTGTAAAGTCCTTTGCATGCTAAATTTAGGTATTCCATGAGAACATGCATGTTGTCAAGAATAATGATTTGTAATCTATGATTATGTATCTGTCGACTGAAAAGATGTTACATGAAATAGTAGTGAGTTTGTGAAATAAGTGAAATTTTATGTGGGCAACAGAGAAGGTAATCTTCGTGCATGCGAAAATTGTGTGCCTGCTGCTAGTTCGAATTTTGCTGTTTAATATCCTCTTTTTCTTGTGACTTTTACCATGTGATGCATCATGCATGATAAAATATGCACCGTATGTAGAATATTGTGAAGCGATAATTCAAGTTTCAACGGTCACGTACTTGCACTTCCTCTCTTTTCTCCAATGGCCACGTTTTTCGTTTCTTGTGGATTGTTTTAACTTTTACAAACATCAAGAATCAGAAGCAAAATAAACATGATTATCGGACCCACGAACTGCAAATGTCTCCCCCGTATATCTCGcaacaaaaattacacaagatGACAGAAACAAGGAATGACGTGAAAATCTTTGACTTTCCCTTTTCCGCTCTTTCCCTTTCCCCTTTCTTTGATAGTTTCCCTTTGGCGGCagattattttctttttcttttgtctTTTTTCAAGCTGTAATGAAGCTGGTGTTGTAGGGGTGTTTCCTTGATTCCACCCCTCCAACATTTGGCCCGTGTACCCATCTGGGTCCACCCTGAATCTTGTGGTGATTGGATTCTTTTGATGGGTGATGGGTTGTGTCAGCTCAAAGAAGGCAAGATCTGATGAATCATCTGCGTTTGATGCTTCATCTTCATCCTCAGCAAATGCAGTACGACGACGCCGTAGGTCAGGCCATATTTCTTCCTCCGCTCCTTTGCATTCCCAATCAGTATTTGGGCCATTGGAGAAGATAAGGGAGGAACCAGAGAAGGAGGATCTGGTAGAGGGCGAATGCAAAGATACTGTGAATAATCAGcatttttttattgattattcgGGGCGTTTGCAGCCATTAAAGAGAGAAACCTCTCGTAAAAGAGCTCCTTTTAGCTTTAAATTTGGGAGGTGGGCGGAAGCAGAACAGCTGGCTGGGTGGCCACCTTGGCTCTCTGCTGTTGCTGGTGAAGCCGTTGAGGGCTGGACGCCCTTGAGATCCGACTCTTTTGAAAGATTTGAAAAGGTAAAATTTTAACAAGGACGGACCCAAAACATGATGCACGGGATTAAAAATTAAGTAAAAGATCGGTAAAGTTCACATCTTGGATTAGAAAACTTACACCTCACACGTTTGTACGTATTTAGATTGGACAAGGAACGTACAGCCATGTTTATCGAGCACGGAACATGGATAGTGGGAAGATGGTTGCCCTAAAGAAGGTGCGTTTCGACCATTTTCAACCAGACAGCGTTAGATTCATGGCTCGGGAAATCTTGATTTTGCGCAACCTTCATCATCCAAATGTCATGAAACTGGAGGGTATAATTACTTCCAGATTATCATATAGTTTGTACCTTGTTTTCGAGTACATGGAACATGACCTCTCCGGGCTGTTATCCTGTCCTGACATCAAGTTCACTGATTCACAGGTTCGTTGAGAACTCGAGAAACTTTTGTTTCTTGTGCATTTTCAGAAAATcacacctttttttttttttgttatttgagtTTTTAGATCAAATGTTACATGAGACAGCTATTGAATGGAGTGAAGCATTGCCACTCTCGAGGTATAATGCATCGAGATATCAAGTCATCTAATATCTTGATAAACAACGAAGGAATCTTGAAGATTGCAGATTTTGGTCTTGCAAATTTTCTTAAACCCAAAAACGAGCAACCTTTGACGAGTCGGGTGGTAACATTATGGTATCGTCCTCCTGAACTCCTTTTGGGGTCGACAAATTACAAGGAAGCAGTGGATTTATGGAGCATAGGTTGTGTTTTTGCCGAACTTTTTAGTGGAAGGGCTATTCTTAAAGGAAGAACCGAGGTTAGTAGGATCATTCTAATGGATGGGATATTCACCTGTACATCACGAAAGTACAATTTTCTGAACACGTGTTCGAGATTTGATTCAAGAATCTGGAGTTTTTAATCAAATTCTTTTCGCGCTTTTGCAGGTTGAACAGTTACATAAGATTTTCAAACTCTGTGGTTCTCCAACGGAAGATTATTGGAAAAATTGCAAACTTCCTCTGGCTGCTATGTTTAAGCCCCAGATTCCGTATGGAAGCACACTTCGAGAAAGATGCAAAGAGTTTCCTAGAACTGCAGTTAGCCTTATAGAAACCTTACTTTCTGTTGAACCAGACAAGCGTGGAACTGCTGCTTCTGCTCTAAATCATGAAGTAAGTTTCATCAGAATTATCAGTTCAATTTTTCTGTTACATTTAGCACTGTATTGTCTATCCGTTGGATGTCGCAGAAGATTCAAATATTTTGGAACCTATGCCTTAGGATTCTGACACGATCATCTATGCCTGAATCTTGTTTCTTCTTTCAGTATTTCTATACAAAACCACATGCATGTGATCCATCAAGCTTGCCTAGGTACCCACCGAACAAAGAGATTGATGCCAAATTTCGAGAAGATTCAAAAAGGTGAAATACACAATTTGTTCTTTTCAgaatcaattatatatattttttcacatCATAAGATTTGACCAGAAATGAACAATAATCTTTAAATAGAGTTGCTTCTGTTCATCAATTTCTAACCTTCGATAAATAAATGGCCATTACATCCAGGAAGAAGGATCATGCCCGAGCACTGGCACAATCTGGTTCAAGAAATCCTAGGAGAGTCCATAATACTACGCATGATTTCTACAAAGCTGTTCCAACCGAGGTCATCTTCCTCTCTCTGTTTTTTCGCGTGTGAGCTGTTGATAGTACATTGGATATTGAGTGATCCCATTGATTTGCTGCATTCTACTTATAGGGAGTAGAGGCCAACGTCCATACGGCTCAGAGAAGAAAAAGAGGAAACGAGTCCCGAATGGTATCCAATAAATCCTATGACACTATGTCGGAGGCTTCACAAATGACTCAAGAATCACGAGGATCCAGCATAAATTCAGTCCCCGCACATATAACAGCTTCAAACGGTTTTGAATGGGTTAAACAGTGCAAACAGGAGGACAAAATCACAAGATTACATGTTTTTCCCAATTCAGAAAGTAAAAAATTTAagcatgcagaatcatcaagtGTGTTGCATGTTCATGATGCTATGAACTCAGATTGGCAAGAAAATGACAAAATTACAGGCAGGATCCAGGGTGATGAGGCCGCGATGAGTGCCATTCTCGGAGAACAGATGCATTTTAGTGGGGCTGATTCTTTCGATCCATCTGATGTTTATGAGTCGAAGGGATTACCAGCGGTGAGATAATTGGATTTATGATTTCATCAGCACCAACAGAGACATATACTAATGATTTTCGTTCTCTGAATTTGAATAGGATTATGGCCATAAGAAGAAGAAAGGTAGTTTCTCAGGGCCGTTACTGTATCAATCTCAAGAAACAGCTTCAAGGCAGTATGGCAGACATGGTCAAGTTCTTCATAGATCTCGCTTTTAtcaaggtaaaaaaaaaaaaaagaagaaacatCAACCCAAGACTTGATCTTGATCTAAAAATAAAACGGAAGTACCATCGACTGATCTAATGTATTTTCTGCAGATACGTGATGCAAACCTTCTCAAATCGCTCAAGAATGCTGATGCAAAAAGTACCAGCGGAATTCAATTTTGTTTGCTTAAACCACTCAATATTTTGAGGTGCAAAGAAAAGAAAGGTTGGCAGCAACACATCGCTGGCGTAGTATGAAGAAGTTTTGAGTGAAGCAATTCGACAGAGGGATAATACTTCAGCCGTCACTTTGATTACCATTTTCCCTTCTTTcaacttttcaaaattttcgcCAAATGATGTTGCAGATGTTTTCTATATCACATTTTGGGTCTTTTTTTCCAAAACGTGTTATTCACTCATTTTCCAGTGACTTGAAAAtcacatattttttttaggGAACTAGGAAAAAACCATGTGCATTGCATATGTGAGCAGTTTTTTGATGGTGACGATCCTAATTTAATAGATGTTTGTGATAGAATCCAAAATATTGTAATATAATGTTATTTGCTTTGAAGCCATCTAAAATTACTATTATATATGAAGATGAATACGCTAACTCAATAGTTGTGGGAATAATGAGATTCAAACAGAAAAATTCTAATATTACATAGGTACTTCCATCAAATATTTTTCAGTGTATTccttaataatattaaaattaaaactaaataaatacaTGGAATTATTACCTAATAAATGAATTTAATGTATATTAACTTTGATCAAATGAATTGAATTTATTCAATTTCCCAGCAAGGTACGGAGAACTGAGTAAATGAATTGAATTTGCATCCAACTTCCTGGGTAGGCGCCAGTTAGGTGAATCACTTTCTAACTAAGATGGTGTTTGACTaagcttattaaaaagagcttataagctcttagagcttaaaagctgttttacgagcttataagctgttaaattgtttgggtaaacttattttaaataacttaaagatgttgatgtgtttggtattataagatctttttattgtcaaaattaccaaaaagggtataattatatgaaaataatatttcgaATTATACGTATacgaaaataattttagaataaacctatattaaaaaataaaatttttttaatatttaattttagaaaaatttatgtgatttgtaattttttttaaataatatttaatatttaatgggagAGGATAAgatggagatttattaaaatattcaaggatattttagagagataaaatattaaaataagatttttttgaaaaaagtacctTCCcacttacttttttaaaaacagtttataagctgtcaaacggcttattttgacagcttataagctgtgtttaaaaaaatttaccaaacatATTttcagagcttaaaagctctaaaacaacttataagctgtttgaaaGAGCTTAAGCTctgccaaacaccctctaaatCAAAGTTTTTTCAGTTAATTGCTTCTAATTAAATCCAACCTTTTCCCATTTCTTCtcctatcaatattttttatgtttactATTATACCATTGTTGATCTGATTTATGTTCATTTACATATAAATGGAGGGAAAAATTACCGAtacatatttcaaaaattttgtcttTCTATTCATAGTTTTAAGATTGCGCTTGGATTAAAGAATTTCAAATTCATGGATTTCGATTTTATTATGGTTAACAATGAAACAATAGATCAAATCATAAAtccataaattatttatgtatatattagtTATATAGAGTATAATGTATTTCAAATGATATCAGTGTTCGGTGGACTTGAAATTAatttatcataataaaataaaatattatataaacataaaaagagtAGATTTAAAGTTTATGAGATTACTTCcctaaacaataaaaataaatttgaatatatttcaaatcctttgattttttattgtattttatggttaacaataaaataataaatcaaattttaaattcacactacttatttacacattatttatatcaaatattatggATTTTAAATGACACAATTATTGGTTGAACTTGAAATTCATTCTAATTAAcatgaaatattatataaacatGAAAAAGAGTGGATTTGAAGTTAATGGTATTACTTCtctaaacaataaaaatacatttcaatatatttgaaattcatggatttgaaattATTCAATCCAACCACCCACACCCATAGAGATTTACAGGATTGGGTTGAATATCTTGTGCATTTTCTTAATGACGTGGAAGGTGGAACTTGCAGTCACCGCCTTATTTAACCGTAAATCTAATGGCAAATAGAGTGACTCTCCGCTGAGACCGTCTAATGGATCTAGCCCATTTCAAATACAAATATCCATCCCAGCAATCGGATCTTACTATTGGCAAATCGGGTGGATTCTTCACCTGGGCCTCAACTCAATACAGGTTCGTTTGCTAGGGTAAATCTTCTTCCGTTCCATTCTCCGCCGAATCGCTATACTTTCTCACCTGAATCCAAAAATCAGTTTATAGGTTTTGTTCCCCACAAAAGAATCTTCGTTTTGAGCCAAATATCGACCGACTTGAGCCTCTTTCCGTGCGACCGAAGTGCTGCCGCTACCTGATTTTGTTCGCTTCTTCTCCGGTGAGTTTCAACGTCGATTTCAGGTCGATTCTTGATGTTTTAGCTTGAATTCAAAATCTAAGGCTCATTTTAGTCACGATCCGGCGAGGATAGTTGTTTTTACGTTCCAACCTATTTTAGCTTTGAGTTTTGTCATTGTAAGCTCGATTTCATCTCTATTCTCGAACTTACATTTTGTTTGGTTGAATTTTAACAGGCTGTCGTTATTGAGGATTTTATTCCTTCGAGTTATTCACGCAGGGTTGAAATAAgggcaacttgtagataactccctaaatcaaacataactttcaatttactccctatatttgtcttttcgaaaatgcccttgtcgttattttaatcatcattatttcttgaattatcaaatgtggaatcggattcaaaatctgatttacttgattcatcaagataataaatattttcatcgtcggatgaaaattcaattgtttctacgggatagaatccaatagtatatatttcttcaagaagtttaattttatttttcttttcgttttgttttggacattcattcgcataatgtccttcttcgttgcacaatcaacatgtgcaattctttcctttaccctttgggcaatgtggttttttgttatcaaactttttataaaattttcttttataacgttttctgaagaaattctttttaaatttctttttcttatagggaataaattttttattaaaagatttataaggtttattaaatttattctgtttctgtcgttttaaatatttgtgtgacatgtttgttttgcaaccgtatttttttattgtgaatTCTATTttatcacaacaaagtttattgttttgtttgtaggatttagagattcttttatttagtgttacttcatgacatttctttgttattatgtctttgatgaatttaatagctcctcctaaagttttagcataaggactagttaagaattcatctttactgtgtataggtatattaggtatcttattaaagatacttagtttataatgttcctttttatcagcatctattaattgataatagtttgtttcataatcacaaataaattcttctaagtaacataaattgcataatttaatattatctaatataaagattgctctatttcgttctatattcttagctaccaaattagcatcattattagaaactcctaaaaattcttggtacaaggcatcaacaaatagttcgaaatatcgatgtcctgtcattccttgtggtagattagtaattactaggttttcagcccaagttcttactgctcctaccagtgtcatttttatcatcccatgagttaaaacttgaatattctcacttttgtctaataatggtgttaattgaattagtactgatagttcatttgcccaatgatctatctttgattttctttctttggctgttgaacaacctaaatctaagatattctgtttcacaaatcctgatgtttttttattctctaagaatatctctaacatctttataagatccagagtattggtttctgttatatttaaattcttcatcatctcttccaccactaccttctacattcgttcgtagatttaatcgtggtctagaatcatcttcagattctgaaaTATTCATATCTCTGTATCGTTCtgagtcctgatgtgaatgatataattcttctgtatttactcctatttgttcaaaatcagatgagtcagtttcactaaacatctccatacttatgtttgtcATAACTAAgaggatttctataccatgattcaattttgaatggtggttcttcttccatttttctttttcctttatctattggaagaacttccttaagatagtttaatatttcattactatgtctttcttgttcaattattaatctaatcgttgctaaatcaatatattctttgaaattcttctctaattcttgtattgatagattgatcttattaatattattttctaaatctcctagatctttttctaattttattaaggacgtcattgcgatgaggttgactcattaacaatagcttttttaattttaagaatattttgattcatggttccaatcttatcaagaatatcttcatcatttctagcaaatgataatgatcttcttggtacagactgttttgtgatttgaagGTCATCTGAACTtcatcttttatagggatttattttttcaataaatgcttttcgaggatgttcaattcttgtaatattttcaaacattctttcaacagaaatagttggttttgttgaaattattcctgtttgagaattatacttattgctaaaccgacaacatagtttatattaatcggatggtttcctgttaacataagattatttctataaaagtaataatctaatgttaaaacgtcatttatgtttttatcaaaaagagatatattgtattgtggataaatacaaaatttcatctttttgtaacataaattttcttcaatttttccaaggatagaatcctcgaaattacgtattcttttgtcacgaactgttatttcaattggtgtatctattccttctcggtagtgagctgatattattatttcaattcctccgatatgaacatatttcagttcagatcattctttttcactggcttttgccatgatggtattaatatcttgagttgttaataacttcagagtattagaccttgattcgttattttattttacaagatcgttcttttgtacgaatcgaataataaattaaattttttctgggattaataaaatttaaaatcttacttagtattcctggttggtctattagatttgtttttgaattagaaaaccctgTTTTTTGTATTTCAGCAAATttactttgattgaatataatattcaaattatactcttggttttcttcagattcttcagattcatcgaccaggttgttttgatttggaattgttacttctgtca
It encodes:
- the LOC140893551 gene encoding cyclin-dependent kinase C-2 C-like, coding for MGCVSSKKARSDESSAFDASSSSSANAVRRRRRSGHISSSAPLHSQSVFGPLEKIREEPEKEDLVEGECKDTVNNQHFFIDYSGRLQPLKRETSRKRAPFSFKFGRWAEAEQLAGWPPWLSAVAGEAVEGWTPLRSDSFERFEKIGQGTYSHVYRARNMDSGKMVALKKVRFDHFQPDSVRFMAREILILRNLHHPNVMKLEGIITSRLSYSLYLVFEYMEHDLSGLLSCPDIKFTDSQIKCYMRQLLNGVKHCHSRGIMHRDIKSSNILINNEGILKIADFGLANFLKPKNEQPLTSRVVTLWYRPPELLLGSTNYKEAVDLWSIGCVFAELFSGRAILKGRTEVEQLHKIFKLCGSPTEDYWKNCKLPLAAMFKPQIPYGSTLRERCKEFPRTAVSLIETLLSVEPDKRGTAASALNHEYFYTKPHACDPSSLPRYPPNKEIDAKFREDSKRKKDHARALAQSGSRNPRRVHNTTHDFYKAVPTEGVEANVHTAQRRKRGNESRMVSNKSYDTMSEASQMTQESRGSSINSVPAHITASNGFEWVKQCKQEDKITRLHVFPNSESKKFKHAESSSVLHVHDAMNSDWQENDKITGRIQGDEAAMSAILGEQMHFSGADSFDPSDVYESKGLPADYGHKKKKGSFSGPLLYQSQETASRQYGRHGQVLHRSRFYQDT